A stretch of DNA from Variovorax paradoxus:
ACCACCGGTGCGCAGAGCGTGAAGTCGATCGACGCACTGCGCCGCGGGCTCGACGTGATGCTGGCGATCCAGCGTGCATCGGCCGTCACGCTGCAGGAGCTGCACCGGCAGACCGGTTTGTCGAAGGCCACGCTGCTGCGCATCCTGAAGACGCTGCAGCAGGCCGGCTGGGTGGAGCGCAACGAGTTGGAGAAGCGCTACGTGCCCACCTCGGCCACCGGCCAGTCGGGCGCCGCAGCGGCGTGGCGCACGCGGCTCACGGCCCTGGCCGCATCGCCGCGTGCCACGCTGCAGCGGCTGGTGCCGTGGCCGATCGACCTCGGCGTGCGCGACGGCACCGCCATGCTGATCCTCGACACCGACCGGCCACGCAACGGCCTCGCGGTGAACTACCGCGCGCTGGGCTTTCGCCCGCCGATGCTGCTGTCGTCGCTCGGGCGTTGCTACCTTGCGTTCTGTCCCGAAGACGAGCGGCGAGAAATCCTCGCCGCACTGGCGCGTTCACCGAACGATTTCGACCG
This window harbors:
- a CDS encoding helix-turn-helix domain-containing protein — encoded protein: MSDTTGAQSVKSIDALRRGLDVMLAIQRASAVTLQELHRQTGLSKATLLRILKTLQQAGWVERNELEKRYVPTSATGQSGAAAAWRTRLTALAASPRATLQRLVPWPIDLGVRDGTAMLILDTDRPRNGLAVNYRALGFRPPMLLSSLGRCYLAFCPEDERREILAALARSPNDFDRGARRPDSIRRMVAHARDQGYAARDPTSTSLDSPDRFGAVSVPVRLGDQVVGCLSCAWLPTVKSEREIVTAHLGDLQQAAQSIERRLRQDGLGLPPASP